One stretch of Eggerthella lenta DSM 2243 DNA includes these proteins:
- a CDS encoding DNA-directed RNA polymerase subunit beta → MAQGKTTDQTSLYRDRRSFAKIPDVMDVPNLIAIQTDSFEFFKGEGLAQAFQDISPIENNTKDMCVEFGRHEFGEPKYTVDECKEKDVSYQAPLFVEIRFINRETGEIKEQDVFMGDFPLMTPRGTFIINGTERVVVSQLVRSPGVYFASERDKASDKTLFNAKVIPSRGAWLEFETDKRDILSVRIDRKRKQPATLLVRALGLAETREEIIELLGNDEMVLRTLDRDPATTKEESLIELYKRFRPGEPPTIDSARTLLEGLFFNPQRYDLAKVGRYKINKKLGFDPDYEASTLTDDDIVRTMQYIVALHAGDEGVQTDDIDHFGNRRIRTVGELIQNQFRIGLSRMERVVRERMSMQEPDEITPQSLVNIRPIVAAIKEFFGSSQLSQFMDQTNPAAGITHKRRLSALGPGGLSRERAGFEVRDVHTSHYGRMCPIETPEGPNIGLIGSLATYARINPYGFIETPYRRVVDGKVTDEVDYLTADEEENYTIAQANDLFDPETRKFGTFDDQGVFHEAVRVLCRTKDAAGVFGEPDEVAPELVNYMDVSPRQMVSVATSLIPFLEHDDANRALMGSNMQRQAVPLLRPDAPLVGTGIEHRIAVDSGEILVAQNPGVVDYVDGQTIIVLNNDGEYDEYLVPKFQRSNQSGCINHRPIVRKGDEVQAGDVLADGPSCDGGELALGQNLMVAYMPWEGYNYEDAIIVSERVVAEDLLTSIHISEYEVDARDTKLGPEEITREIPNISDDMISDLDADGIIRVGAEVFPGDVLVGKVTPKGETELTAEERLLRAIFGEKAREVRDTSLKVPHGSGGRVIGMSRFSRDAGDELAPGVNELVRIYVAQKRKVQQGDKLSGRHGNKGVISRVLPVEDMPYLADGTPIDVILNPLGVPSRMNVGQLLENHLGWAAKWGWDDAEETDAVVEGPMHVATPVFDGATEKEISDAIEKANRNLINKNHATYGDLARDEFVPQLSRTGKTWLYDGRTGEKFREPITVGQSYILKLGHMVDDKIHARSTGPYSLITQQPLGGKAQFGGQRFGEMEVWALYAYGASNVLQEILTVKSDDTAGRVKSYEAIVKGENIPAPEVPESFKVLVKEMKSLCLNVELEGHDHRTIDVTQDIDGQEDGDRALYEAIAADARKTEEDDAANALDSIAAELGELMGDSNNDTNDLIGEGEER, encoded by the coding sequence GTGGCTCAAGGAAAAACGACTGATCAGACCAGCCTTTACAGGGATCGGCGCAGCTTTGCGAAGATTCCGGACGTCATGGACGTCCCCAACCTCATCGCTATCCAGACGGACAGCTTTGAGTTTTTCAAGGGCGAGGGCCTGGCGCAAGCGTTCCAGGATATCAGCCCGATCGAGAACAACACCAAGGACATGTGCGTGGAGTTCGGCCGCCACGAGTTCGGCGAGCCGAAGTACACCGTGGACGAGTGCAAGGAGAAGGACGTCTCCTATCAGGCGCCGCTGTTCGTGGAAATCCGCTTCATCAACCGCGAGACCGGCGAGATCAAGGAGCAGGACGTCTTCATGGGCGACTTCCCGCTCATGACGCCGCGCGGCACGTTCATCATCAACGGCACGGAGCGCGTCGTCGTCTCCCAGCTGGTGCGCTCCCCGGGCGTGTACTTCGCCTCCGAGCGCGATAAGGCGTCCGACAAGACGCTGTTCAACGCGAAGGTCATCCCCAGCCGCGGCGCGTGGCTGGAGTTCGAAACCGACAAGCGCGACATCCTGTCCGTGCGCATCGACCGCAAGCGCAAGCAGCCCGCTACGCTGCTCGTCCGCGCCCTCGGCCTCGCCGAGACGCGCGAGGAGATCATCGAGCTCCTCGGCAACGACGAGATGGTGCTGCGCACGCTCGACCGCGACCCGGCTACCACGAAGGAAGAGTCGCTGATCGAGCTGTACAAGCGCTTCCGTCCCGGCGAGCCGCCCACCATCGACTCCGCCCGCACGCTGCTGGAGGGCCTGTTCTTCAACCCGCAGCGCTACGACCTGGCGAAGGTCGGCCGCTACAAGATCAACAAGAAGCTGGGCTTCGACCCCGACTACGAAGCCTCCACGCTCACCGACGACGACATCGTGCGTACGATGCAGTACATCGTGGCGCTGCATGCCGGCGACGAAGGCGTGCAGACCGACGACATCGACCACTTCGGCAACCGCCGCATCCGCACGGTGGGCGAGCTGATCCAGAACCAGTTCCGCATCGGCCTGTCCCGCATGGAGCGCGTCGTGCGCGAGCGCATGAGCATGCAGGAGCCCGACGAGATCACGCCGCAGAGCCTCGTGAACATCCGCCCCATCGTGGCGGCCATCAAGGAGTTCTTCGGCTCCTCGCAGCTGTCCCAGTTCATGGACCAGACGAACCCCGCCGCCGGCATCACGCACAAGCGCCGTCTGTCGGCCCTCGGCCCGGGCGGCCTGTCCCGCGAGCGCGCCGGCTTCGAGGTGCGCGACGTCCACACGTCCCACTACGGCCGCATGTGCCCCATCGAGACGCCTGAAGGCCCGAACATCGGCCTCATCGGCTCGCTGGCCACCTACGCCCGCATCAACCCCTACGGCTTCATCGAGACGCCGTACCGCCGCGTCGTCGACGGCAAGGTCACCGACGAGGTGGACTACCTCACGGCCGACGAGGAGGAGAACTACACCATCGCGCAGGCCAACGACCTGTTCGACCCCGAGACGCGCAAGTTCGGCACGTTCGACGACCAGGGCGTGTTCCACGAGGCCGTCCGCGTGCTCTGCCGTACGAAGGACGCCGCCGGCGTGTTCGGCGAGCCCGACGAGGTGGCGCCCGAGCTGGTGAACTACATGGACGTGTCCCCGCGCCAGATGGTTTCGGTGGCCACCTCCCTCATCCCGTTCCTCGAGCACGACGACGCGAACCGTGCCCTCATGGGCTCGAACATGCAGCGCCAGGCCGTGCCGCTGCTGCGCCCCGACGCGCCGCTGGTGGGCACCGGCATCGAGCACCGCATCGCGGTCGACTCCGGCGAGATCCTGGTCGCCCAGAACCCGGGCGTCGTCGACTACGTGGACGGCCAGACCATCATCGTGCTGAACAACGACGGCGAGTACGACGAGTACCTCGTGCCGAAGTTCCAGCGCTCCAACCAGTCGGGCTGCATCAACCACCGCCCCATCGTCCGCAAGGGCGACGAGGTGCAGGCGGGCGACGTGCTGGCCGACGGCCCCAGCTGCGACGGCGGCGAGCTCGCGCTCGGCCAGAACCTCATGGTGGCCTACATGCCGTGGGAAGGCTACAACTACGAGGACGCCATCATCGTGTCCGAGCGCGTGGTTGCCGAAGACCTGCTCACGTCCATCCACATCTCCGAGTACGAGGTCGACGCGCGCGACACGAAGCTGGGTCCCGAGGAGATCACCCGCGAGATCCCGAACATCTCCGACGACATGATCAGCGACCTCGATGCCGACGGCATCATCCGCGTGGGCGCCGAGGTGTTCCCGGGCGACGTGCTGGTGGGCAAGGTCACGCCGAAGGGCGAGACGGAGCTCACGGCCGAGGAGCGCCTGCTGCGCGCCATCTTCGGCGAGAAGGCCCGCGAGGTGCGCGACACGTCCCTCAAGGTGCCCCACGGCTCCGGCGGCCGCGTCATCGGCATGAGCCGCTTCAGCCGCGACGCCGGCGACGAGCTGGCTCCGGGCGTCAACGAGCTCGTGCGCATCTACGTGGCCCAGAAGCGCAAGGTGCAGCAGGGCGACAAGCTGTCCGGCCGCCACGGCAACAAGGGCGTCATCTCCCGCGTGCTGCCGGTGGAGGACATGCCCTACCTCGCCGACGGCACCCCCATCGATGTCATCCTCAACCCCCTGGGCGTTCCTTCCCGAATGAACGTGGGCCAGCTGCTGGAGAACCACCTCGGCTGGGCCGCGAAGTGGGGCTGGGACGACGCTGAGGAAACCGACGCCGTGGTGGAGGGCCCGATGCACGTGGCCACGCCGGTGTTCGACGGCGCCACGGAGAAGGAGATCTCCGATGCCATCGAGAAGGCGAACCGCAACCTCATCAACAAGAACCATGCCACGTACGGCGACCTGGCGCGCGACGAGTTCGTGCCGCAGCTGTCCCGCACGGGCAAGACGTGGCTGTACGACGGCCGCACGGGCGAGAAGTTCCGCGAGCCCATCACCGTGGGCCAGAGCTACATCCTGAAGCTCGGCCACATGGTGGACGACAAGATCCACGCGCGTTCGACCGGCCCCTACAGCTTGATCACCCAGCAGCCGCTGGGCGGCAAGGCGCAGTTCGGCGGCCAGCGTTTCGGCGAGATGGAAGTGTGGGCGCTGTACGCGTACGGCGCATCGAACGTGCTGCAGGAGATCCTCACGGTGAAGTCCGACGACACCGCCGGCCGCGTGAAGTCCTACGAAGCCATCGTCAAGGGCGAGAACATCCCCGCCCCCGAGGTGCCCGAGAGCTTCAAGGTTCTCGTGAAGGAAATGAAGTCGCTGTGCCTGAACGTCGAGCTGGAGGGCCACGATCATCGCACGATCGACGTGACCCAGGACATCGACGGCCAGGAAGACGGCGATCGCGCGCTGTACGAGGCCATCGCGGCCGACGCGCGCAAGACCGAAGAAGACGACGCGGCCAATGCGCTCGACAGCATTGCCGCCGAGCTGGGAGAGCTGATGGGCGATAGCAACAACGATACGAACGACCTGATCGGTGAGGGAGAGGAGCGATAA
- a CDS encoding DNA-directed RNA polymerase subunit beta': MTTEFDVSNFDALRISLANAEDVRSWSRGEVKKPETINYRTLKPEKDGLFCEKIFGPTKDWECACGKYKRVRFKGIVCERCGVEVTRSKVRRERMGHIELAAPVSHIWYFKGSPSRLGYLLDIAPKELEKVLYFASSIITSVDKEAREEDADELRDELAADLEELDAERDRLVEATRKLSVDYVPEDDDFVDDVDEDERMTAEEVDEEIADIYEEFNERKALRQDAFDAFMKIEPKQLVPDEALYREMRLNYRDYFTGGMGAESVRDLLDAMDLAATADELRDVIANGKGQKRAKAIKRLKVVDAFLKSENKPTDMILDVIPVIPPDLRPMVQLDGGRFATSDLNDLYRRVINRNNRLKRLLDLGAPEIIVNNEKRMLQEAVDSLFDNGRRGRPVTGPGNRPLKSLSDMLKGKQGRFRQNLLGKRVDYSGRSVIVVGPQLKLHQCGLPSQMALELFKPFVMKRLVELEYAANIKAAKRAVDRGASYVWDVLEEVITEHPVLLNRAPTLHRLGIQAFEPVLVEGKAIKLHPLVCTAFNADFDGDQMAVHVPLGAEAQAEARVLMLSANNIKSPAHGRPLTVPTQDMIIGLYYLTAARDGFEGEGRSFIDFDDAMNAYDARAELDLQAKIWVRLTKDTQVATAFGVFEEHKAGERIETTIGRITFNNVLPEDYPYLNYEMNKKEISRLVEDVCNRYELSSVPAILDGLKDAGFHYATRAGVTVSVYDATVPPNKAEILAAADEKVAAIDEDYEMGLMSPDERHKQVVDIWNAANEEVGEAMAENFDKFNPIYMMAFSGARGNIKQIRQLAGMRGLMSDPKGEIIDRPIKANFREGLSVLEYFISTHGARKGLADTALRTADSGYLTRRLVDVAQDVIIREIDCGTADGVPYPLHNEKGDVDENLIGRCLLNDVAGVDGEVLLAAGEYITHMDQLKAMDAAGVETLVIRTVMTCHAEHGVCQKCYGWDLATSRPVNIGTAVGIIAAQSIGEPGTQLTMRTFHTGGVAGEDITHGLPRVQELFEARKPKGLAVLAEISGTLQISGDKQSKTITIHDQQGNFREYVVSARAQMLPGVTDGCEVKVGQQLTKGSVNPHDLLRLTDPNTTLRYIVSQVQGVYVSQGVDINDKHIEVIARQMLRKVAVMDAGESDFLPGRQVNRFEFEDAANALIAEGKEPPVGQPLLLGITKASLATDSFLSAASFQETTKVLTDAAIEGKIDHLAGLKENVIIGKPIPAGTGLSRYREVGLTYKGRPVSPVVGETLPDFAPEALRDIEELLPQPQDWSLDGDGYLNMGTNYGSYYSGLSLGHRGPQLSDEDARLYIYDDLGVSQRWANKFSEAGIETVADLVGHTEEDLLRIEGIGVKAIEELKEGLEAHDLTHVIEDDLAATSDDMSQLLDMVFSPDDTILIGGDEPPTFNTEGEDMLGEALPPRSYQRNLEELDALLGSVGSLGFGLTTKESEEASNADDDVEE; this comes from the coding sequence ATGACGACGGAATTCGACGTGAGCAATTTCGACGCCCTGCGCATCTCGCTCGCCAACGCCGAGGATGTGCGCAGCTGGTCGCGCGGCGAGGTGAAGAAGCCCGAGACGATCAACTACCGTACCCTCAAGCCCGAGAAGGACGGCCTGTTCTGCGAGAAGATCTTCGGCCCGACGAAGGACTGGGAGTGCGCCTGCGGCAAGTACAAGCGCGTGCGCTTCAAGGGCATCGTCTGCGAGCGCTGCGGCGTCGAGGTGACGCGCAGCAAGGTTCGCCGCGAGCGCATGGGCCACATCGAGCTGGCCGCCCCGGTCAGCCACATATGGTACTTCAAGGGCTCGCCCTCGCGTCTGGGCTACCTCTTGGACATCGCACCGAAAGAGCTGGAGAAGGTGCTGTACTTCGCATCCTCCATCATCACCTCGGTGGATAAAGAGGCCCGCGAGGAGGACGCCGACGAGCTGCGCGACGAGCTGGCCGCCGACCTCGAGGAGCTGGACGCCGAGCGCGACCGCCTCGTGGAGGCCACGCGTAAGCTGTCCGTGGACTACGTGCCCGAGGACGACGACTTCGTCGACGACGTGGACGAGGACGAGCGCATGACGGCCGAGGAGGTCGACGAGGAGATCGCCGACATCTACGAGGAGTTCAACGAGCGCAAGGCGCTGCGCCAGGACGCTTTCGACGCCTTCATGAAGATCGAGCCGAAGCAGCTGGTGCCGGACGAGGCCCTCTACCGCGAGATGCGCCTCAACTACCGCGACTACTTCACGGGCGGCATGGGCGCCGAGTCCGTGCGCGACCTGCTGGACGCCATGGACCTGGCAGCGACGGCCGACGAGCTGCGCGACGTCATCGCCAACGGCAAGGGCCAGAAGCGCGCCAAGGCCATCAAGCGCCTCAAGGTGGTTGACGCGTTCCTCAAGTCCGAGAACAAGCCGACGGACATGATTCTCGACGTCATCCCGGTGATCCCGCCCGACCTGCGCCCCATGGTGCAGCTGGACGGCGGCCGCTTCGCGACGTCGGACCTGAACGACTTGTACCGTCGCGTCATCAACCGCAACAACCGCCTCAAGCGCCTGCTGGACCTCGGCGCGCCTGAGATCATCGTCAACAACGAGAAGCGCATGCTGCAGGAGGCCGTCGACAGCCTGTTCGACAACGGCCGCCGCGGCCGTCCTGTCACGGGCCCGGGCAACCGCCCGCTGAAGTCGCTGTCCGACATGCTCAAGGGCAAGCAGGGCCGCTTCCGCCAGAACCTGCTGGGCAAGCGCGTCGACTACTCCGGCCGTTCGGTCATCGTCGTCGGCCCGCAGCTCAAGCTGCACCAGTGCGGCCTGCCGTCGCAGATGGCGCTGGAGCTGTTCAAGCCCTTCGTCATGAAGCGCCTGGTGGAGCTGGAGTACGCCGCCAACATCAAGGCCGCCAAGCGCGCCGTCGACCGCGGCGCCAGCTACGTGTGGGACGTGCTGGAAGAGGTCATCACCGAGCATCCCGTGCTGCTGAACCGCGCACCTACCCTGCACCGTCTGGGCATCCAGGCCTTCGAGCCGGTGCTGGTCGAGGGCAAGGCCATCAAGCTGCACCCGCTGGTCTGCACCGCCTTCAACGCCGACTTCGACGGCGACCAGATGGCCGTGCACGTGCCGCTGGGCGCCGAGGCGCAGGCCGAGGCCCGCGTGCTCATGCTGTCCGCCAACAACATCAAGTCGCCGGCTCATGGCCGTCCGCTGACCGTGCCCACCCAGGACATGATCATCGGCCTGTACTACCTCACGGCCGCCCGCGACGGCTTCGAGGGCGAGGGCCGCTCGTTCATCGACTTCGACGACGCCATGAACGCCTACGACGCGCGCGCCGAGCTTGACCTGCAGGCCAAGATCTGGGTGCGTCTGACCAAGGACACGCAGGTGGCCACGGCCTTCGGCGTGTTCGAGGAGCACAAGGCGGGCGAGCGCATCGAGACCACCATCGGCCGCATCACGTTCAACAACGTGCTGCCCGAGGACTACCCGTACCTCAACTACGAGATGAACAAGAAGGAGATCAGCCGCCTCGTCGAGGACGTGTGCAACCGCTACGAGCTGTCCAGCGTGCCGGCGATTCTCGACGGCCTCAAGGACGCGGGCTTCCACTACGCCACGCGTGCCGGCGTCACCGTTTCGGTGTACGACGCCACCGTGCCGCCGAACAAGGCCGAGATCCTGGCTGCCGCCGACGAGAAGGTCGCGGCCATCGACGAGGACTACGAGATGGGCCTCATGAGCCCCGACGAGCGCCACAAGCAGGTCGTCGACATCTGGAACGCCGCGAACGAAGAAGTCGGCGAGGCCATGGCCGAGAACTTCGACAAGTTCAACCCCATCTACATGATGGCGTTCTCCGGCGCTCGAGGCAACATCAAGCAGATCCGCCAGCTGGCCGGTATGCGAGGCCTCATGTCCGACCCGAAGGGCGAGATCATCGACCGCCCGATCAAGGCGAACTTCCGCGAGGGCCTGTCCGTTCTGGAGTACTTCATCTCCACGCACGGCGCCCGTAAGGGTCTGGCCGACACCGCGCTGCGTACCGCCGACTCGGGCTACCTGACCCGCCGTCTGGTGGACGTGGCCCAGGACGTCATCATCCGCGAGATCGACTGCGGCACCGCCGACGGCGTGCCGTACCCGCTGCACAACGAGAAGGGCGACGTCGACGAGAACCTCATCGGCCGCTGCCTGCTCAACGACGTGGCGGGCGTCGACGGCGAGGTGCTGCTGGCCGCGGGCGAGTACATCACCCATATGGACCAGCTCAAGGCCATGGACGCGGCGGGCGTCGAGACGCTCGTCATTCGCACGGTCATGACCTGCCATGCCGAGCACGGCGTGTGCCAGAAGTGCTACGGTTGGGATCTCGCCACGTCGCGTCCGGTGAACATCGGCACGGCGGTGGGCATCATCGCCGCCCAGTCCATCGGCGAGCCCGGCACCCAGCTGACCATGCGCACGTTCCACACCGGCGGCGTCGCCGGCGAGGACATCACCCACGGTCTGCCTCGTGTCCAGGAGCTGTTCGAGGCGCGCAAGCCCAAGGGCCTCGCCGTCCTCGCGGAGATCTCCGGCACGCTGCAGATCTCGGGCGACAAGCAGTCCAAGACCATCACGATCCACGACCAGCAGGGCAACTTCCGCGAGTACGTCGTGTCGGCGCGCGCCCAGATGCTGCCCGGCGTGACGGACGGCTGCGAAGTGAAGGTGGGCCAGCAGCTCACCAAGGGCTCGGTGAACCCGCACGACCTGCTGCGCCTCACCGATCCCAACACGACGCTGCGCTACATCGTCAGCCAGGTCCAGGGCGTGTACGTGTCCCAGGGCGTGGACATCAACGACAAGCACATCGAGGTCATCGCGCGCCAGATGCTGCGCAAGGTGGCCGTCATGGACGCCGGCGAGTCCGACTTCCTGCCGGGTCGCCAGGTGAACCGCTTCGAGTTCGAGGATGCCGCCAACGCGCTCATCGCCGAAGGCAAGGAGCCGCCCGTGGGCCAGCCGCTGCTGCTGGGCATCACGAAGGCGTCGCTGGCCACGGATTCGTTCCTGTCGGCCGCCTCGTTCCAGGAGACGACGAAGGTGCTCACCGACGCCGCGATCGAGGGCAAGATCGACCACTTGGCCGGCCTCAAGGAGAACGTCATCATCGGCAAGCCGATCCCGGCGGGTACGGGTCTGTCGCGTTACCGCGAAGTGGGCCTCACCTACAAGGGTCGTCCGGTTTCGCCGGTGGTGGGCGAGACGCTGCCCGACTTCGCGCCGGAGGCTCTGCGCGATATCGAGGAGCTGCTGCCCCAGCCGCAGGATTGGTCGCTCGACGGCGACGGCTACCTCAACATGGGCACGAACTACGGCAGCTACTACAGCGGGCTTTCGCTGGGCCATCGCGGCCCGCAGCTGTCCGACGAGGACGCGCGCCTGTACATCTACGACGACCTGGGCGTGTCGCAGCGCTGGGCCAACAAGTTCTCCGAGGCGGGCATCGAGACGGTGGCCGACCTCGTGGGCCACACCGAGGAGGACCTGCTGCGCATCGAGGGCATCGGCGTGAAGGCCATCGAGGAGCTGAAGGAAGGCCTCGAGGCCCACGATCTGACGCACGTGATCGAGGACGACCTCGCGGCTACGAGCGACGACATGTCGCAGCTGCTGGACATGGTGTTCTCGCCCGATGACACCATCCTCATCGGCGGCGACGAGCCCCCGACCTTCAACACCGAGGGCGAGGACATGCTGGGCGAAGCTTTGCCGCCGCGCTCCTACCAGCGCAACCTGGAAGAGCTCGACGCTCTGCTGGGCTCAGTAGGGTCGCTCGGCTTCGGCCTGACCACCAAGGAGTCCGAGGAGGCTTCCAACGCCGACGACGACGTCGAGGAATAA
- a CDS encoding phosphoribosyl-ATP pyrophosphatase, with translation MSQKTYIPSGEMPPSSQIGATFEALAATIAARREAGEESYTYRLLTGSLDGVLKKVMEEAGETALAAKDVESWACSSLAASIAASGAVDETDELAVDLPPEYDAAIDHLRYEAADVVYHLLVVLERYGIGLDEFAAELNNRMTDAERPEGGVRLHEDHVKRGK, from the coding sequence ATGTCTCAGAAAACCTATATCCCTTCCGGCGAAATGCCGCCTTCGTCGCAGATCGGGGCGACGTTCGAGGCGCTTGCCGCAACTATCGCAGCCCGGCGCGAGGCGGGGGAGGAGAGCTACACCTATCGTCTGCTCACCGGCTCTCTCGACGGGGTGCTGAAGAAGGTCATGGAGGAGGCGGGCGAGACGGCGCTTGCGGCGAAGGACGTGGAGTCGTGGGCGTGCTCGTCGCTGGCGGCATCGATCGCGGCAAGCGGCGCTGTCGACGAGACCGACGAGCTGGCCGTCGATCTGCCGCCCGAGTACGACGCGGCCATCGATCATCTGCGCTACGAGGCGGCCGATGTGGTGTACCACCTGCTCGTGGTGCTCGAGCGCTACGGCATCGGTCTCGACGAGTTCGCCGCCGAGCTGAACAACCGCATGACCGACGCGGAACGCCCCGAGGGCGGCGTCCGCTTGCATGAAGACCATGTGAAACGGGGGAAGTAG
- the glmM gene encoding phosphoglucosamine mutase: protein MARLFGTDGVRGVANKELTCETAFKLGQAAVAFQGKTILIGKDTRLSGDMLESAVASGIMSMGGTALLAGIIPTPAIALLVRELHCDGGIVISASHNPPEYNGIKLFDGQGFKLPDAVEDEIEAYLAAGGPSADELPNGDEVGVALPVDDACELYIAHAVSTVAGEGIDFAGLKVALDAGHGASCMTSAEALRRLGAEVVSINEDFDGTDINVQCGSTHLEPLRALVAETGADVGIAHDGDADRVMLVDANGNEIDGDVVEAVCAIDLHKRGLLAGGTAVSTVMCNLGLSHALRDAGIELVQTKVGDRYVLEAMREGGFVLGGEQSGHMIFLEHNSTGDGLVTALQFLAACRRAGSSIEDVASVMTRFPQTLINVRVNDKHAVDGNAAVQAAVEAAEAELGDSGRVLLRPSGTEPVVRVMVEAASAEEADRHAQAIAAVVEREA, encoded by the coding sequence ATGGCACGTTTATTTGGAACGGATGGGGTTCGCGGCGTCGCGAACAAGGAGCTGACGTGCGAGACGGCCTTCAAGCTGGGTCAGGCCGCCGTGGCCTTCCAGGGCAAGACCATCCTCATCGGCAAGGACACGCGCCTGTCCGGCGACATGCTGGAGTCGGCCGTGGCGTCCGGCATCATGTCGATGGGCGGCACGGCGCTCCTGGCCGGCATCATCCCGACGCCCGCCATCGCGCTTCTGGTGCGCGAGCTGCACTGCGACGGCGGCATCGTCATCTCGGCGTCGCACAACCCACCCGAGTACAACGGCATCAAGCTGTTTGACGGCCAGGGCTTCAAGCTGCCGGATGCGGTTGAGGACGAGATCGAGGCTTATCTGGCGGCGGGCGGCCCGTCGGCGGACGAGCTGCCGAACGGCGACGAGGTGGGCGTGGCGCTGCCGGTGGACGATGCCTGCGAGCTGTACATCGCGCACGCCGTGTCCACGGTGGCCGGCGAGGGCATCGACTTCGCGGGCCTCAAGGTGGCGCTCGACGCAGGCCATGGCGCATCCTGCATGACCAGCGCCGAGGCGCTGCGCCGTCTGGGCGCCGAGGTGGTTTCGATCAACGAGGACTTCGACGGCACCGACATCAACGTGCAGTGCGGCTCCACCCATCTCGAGCCGTTGCGCGCGCTCGTGGCCGAGACGGGCGCCGACGTGGGCATCGCGCACGACGGCGACGCCGACCGCGTCATGCTTGTGGACGCGAACGGCAACGAGATCGACGGCGACGTGGTGGAGGCCGTGTGCGCTATCGACCTGCACAAGCGCGGGCTGCTTGCCGGCGGCACCGCCGTGTCCACCGTCATGTGCAACCTCGGGCTCTCGCATGCTCTGCGCGATGCGGGCATCGAGCTCGTCCAGACGAAGGTGGGCGACCGTTACGTGCTGGAGGCCATGCGCGAGGGCGGCTTCGTCCTGGGCGGCGAGCAGAGCGGCCATATGATCTTCCTCGAGCACAACTCCACAGGCGACGGCTTGGTGACCGCCCTGCAGTTCCTGGCCGCTTGCCGGCGTGCCGGTTCCTCCATCGAGGATGTCGCCAGCGTCATGACGCGTTTCCCGCAGACGCTGATCAACGTGCGCGTGAACGACAAGCACGCCGTGGACGGCAATGCGGCTGTGCAGGCCGCCGTCGAAGCTGCCGAAGCGGAGCTGGGCGATTCGGGTCGCGTGCTGCTGCGTCCTTCCGGCACCGAGCCGGTGGTGCGCGTCATGGTGGAGGCCGCCAGCGCCGAGGAGGCCGACCGCCACGCGCAGGCCATCGCCGCCGTGGTCGAGCGCGAGGCGTGA